From the Streptomyces syringium genome, one window contains:
- a CDS encoding IS630 family transposase — protein MSDLVGDARHLSPSAQEALRLRALAALVAGRDREDVAAVFGVSLKAVDTWWMKWQAGGRDALVMRPRGKPVGVYQVLGEAEQAAVRQVVLDHLPCAVGLSGQLWTRRLVGELIAQLYRVRLTEPGVGKYLKRWGLSFQRPDKRAVEQDPEAVRRWHQETWPKIRAKAGKDGGEILFADQVGIRSDQVTGRTWDEKGRTPVVRRSGNRFSVNAMSAISTKGRMHFMVFTESFTAEVMCRFLDRLAGHFGHKVYLVTDGHSVHRSKKVRDWLAAHPDDIELHFLTALLARAEPRRAGQRRPPAQPAPAAPSPQPGRTRRRASSADANASPVSSAATSAAHTSATSWTRTP, from the coding sequence GTGAGCGATCTGGTGGGGGACGCGCGGCACTTGTCGCCGTCGGCGCAGGAAGCGTTGCGGCTGCGGGCGTTGGCCGCGCTGGTGGCGGGGCGGGACCGTGAGGATGTGGCGGCGGTTTTTGGGGTGTCGCTGAAGGCGGTCGACACGTGGTGGATGAAGTGGCAGGCCGGCGGGCGGGACGCGCTGGTCATGCGTCCGCGCGGCAAACCGGTCGGGGTGTACCAGGTGCTGGGGGAGGCCGAGCAGGCCGCTGTGCGGCAGGTGGTCTTGGACCACCTGCCCTGTGCGGTGGGGCTTTCCGGTCAGTTGTGGACGCGGCGGCTGGTGGGTGAGCTGATCGCGCAGCTGTACCGGGTGCGGCTGACCGAACCGGGTGTGGGCAAGTACCTGAAGCGGTGGGGGCTGTCCTTCCAGCGTCCGGACAAGCGGGCCGTCGAGCAGGACCCCGAGGCCGTCCGGCGCTGGCATCAGGAGACCTGGCCGAAGATCCGTGCGAAGGCGGGGAAGGACGGCGGCGAAATCCTCTTCGCCGACCAGGTCGGCATCCGGTCCGACCAGGTCACCGGCCGTACCTGGGATGAGAAGGGCAGGACCCCCGTCGTGCGGCGGAGCGGGAACCGGTTCTCGGTGAATGCGATGTCGGCGATCAGTACCAAGGGCCGGATGCACTTCATGGTCTTCACAGAGAGCTTCACCGCCGAAGTGATGTGCCGCTTCCTGGACCGGCTCGCCGGCCACTTCGGTCACAAGGTTTACCTTGTGACCGACGGGCACTCCGTCCACCGATCCAAGAAGGTCCGCGACTGGCTCGCCGCCCACCCCGATGACATCGAACTGCACTTCCTGACCGCCCTACTCGCCCGAGCTGAACCCCGACGAGCTGGTCAACGCCGACCTCCAGCACAGCCTGCCCCGGCAGCACCGAGCCCGCAACCAGGCCGAACTCGCCGCCGAGCTTCTTCCGCAGACGCCAACGCCAGCCCCGTATCGTCCGCGGCTACTTCGGCGGCCCACACGTCCGCTACGTCCTGGACGAGAACCCCATGA
- a CDS encoding transposase family protein, whose protein sequence is MLDVPHELIEHVAWLLHVRRTEIDSPWCRLGCFKQALLALAHLWKNETFAQLGAGFGVSEATAWRYVDETLEVLAAWAPGLREAPVGLGEGDFVIVDGTLIPADRIKADQPYYSQKHKKHGMNVQVITRPDGTPLWFCRALPGRTHGLTAARAHGIVQACLTRQILILADRAYQGAGATVRTPYHHRIQPPHYQRFNRVHARLRTPGERAFARLKSCRVLRRTRCPTNRVGRIVTAVHTLLTCSYSE, encoded by the coding sequence ATGCTCGATGTCCCGCACGAGCTCATCGAGCATGTCGCATGGCTGCTGCACGTCCGCAGAACCGAGATCGACTCTCCCTGGTGCAGGCTGGGTTGTTTCAAGCAAGCCCTCCTCGCGCTCGCTCATCTATGGAAGAACGAGACGTTCGCCCAGCTCGGGGCAGGTTTCGGTGTGTCCGAAGCCACCGCGTGGAGGTACGTCGACGAAACCCTCGAGGTCCTGGCCGCCTGGGCGCCCGGTCTCCGGGAGGCGCCCGTGGGCCTGGGTGAAGGCGACTTCGTCATCGTTGACGGCACTCTGATCCCCGCCGACCGCATCAAGGCGGATCAGCCCTACTACTCACAGAAGCACAAGAAGCACGGCATGAACGTGCAGGTCATCACCCGTCCTGACGGGACGCCGCTGTGGTTCTGCCGCGCGCTGCCCGGCCGGACCCATGGCCTGACCGCGGCCAGAGCCCACGGCATCGTCCAGGCCTGCCTCACCCGGCAGATCCTCATCCTGGCCGACCGCGCCTACCAAGGAGCCGGCGCCACCGTCCGCACCCCCTACCACCACCGCATCCAACCGCCGCACTACCAGCGATTCAACCGTGTACATGCCCGGCTTCGCACTCCGGGAGAACGCGCCTTCGCCCGCCTCAAGTCCTGCCGCGTCCTTCGCCGGACCAGATGCCCCACCAACCGCGTCGGACGGATCGTCACGGCCGTCCACACCCTCCTCACCTGCAGCTATTCAGAATGA
- a CDS encoding 1-deoxy-D-xylulose-5-phosphate synthase — MDSFTPSPSVGTQDRLASVTGPGALRALPAGRLSELAAQIRRRLVDTVCARGGHLGPNLGVVELTIALHRVFDSPRDTLLFDIGHQGYVHKLLTGRHEEFGTLRQASGLSGYLCRAESDHDLVENSHASTALSYADGLAKARRLTGEQDRAVVAVIGDGALTGGMAWEALDNIAAAPGRPVIIVLNDNGRSYAPTTGALARHLALLRGAGAQQSQVTGANVFTQHGLAFIGPVDGHDIPALENALRRARSLHSPVVVHVVTVKGQGYPPAENDDADRFHAVGVTDPVTGRPATSRPSAQGGPAAVPRSWTSVFGGELLALAGEREDLVAVTASMLRPTGLHLMAERFPGRVFDVGIAEQHAVTSAAGLAMGGLHPVVAIYATFLNRAFDQVLMDVALHQLPVTFVLDRAGITGPDGPSHHGMWDLSLLSVVPGIRVAAPRDTARLRELLREAVAIGNGPTALRLPKATTGTDLGALARMDGMDVLHRSTRRPLDVLLATAGATAPAAVQAARQLEEKEGIGCTVVDPRWIIPVNPALVHLAARHRLTITVEDNIRTGGFGTLLAQACTDTAVTTPVHSLGLPSAFLPHGPRDALLARAGLDADGIAKTVLHARTALTTYGLTPNTSPLNDTRRPQ; from the coding sequence ATGGACAGTTTCACGCCATCCCCTTCTGTTGGAACCCAAGACCGGCTCGCGTCGGTGACTGGTCCCGGGGCGTTGCGTGCGCTGCCCGCTGGGCGGCTGTCCGAGCTGGCTGCGCAGATCCGCCGCCGCCTGGTGGACACGGTGTGTGCGAGGGGCGGGCATCTGGGGCCGAATCTGGGTGTGGTGGAGCTGACGATCGCTCTGCACCGGGTCTTCGACTCCCCCCGTGACACACTGCTCTTCGACATCGGCCACCAGGGGTACGTGCACAAACTCCTGACTGGCCGGCACGAGGAGTTCGGCACGCTCCGCCAGGCCAGCGGGCTCTCCGGGTACCTCTGCCGGGCCGAGTCGGACCACGACCTGGTCGAGAACTCGCACGCCTCCACCGCCCTGTCCTACGCCGACGGCCTGGCCAAGGCCCGCCGACTCACCGGCGAGCAGGACCGTGCGGTCGTGGCGGTCATCGGCGACGGAGCCCTGACCGGCGGCATGGCCTGGGAAGCACTCGACAACATCGCCGCCGCCCCCGGCCGGCCCGTCATCATCGTCCTCAACGACAACGGCCGCTCCTACGCCCCCACCACCGGCGCCCTCGCCCGTCACCTGGCTCTGCTGCGCGGTGCGGGTGCGCAGCAGAGCCAGGTGACGGGCGCGAACGTGTTCACGCAGCATGGTCTCGCCTTCATCGGCCCCGTCGACGGACACGACATCCCCGCGCTTGAGAACGCGCTGCGGCGGGCGAGGTCCCTGCACAGCCCGGTGGTCGTGCATGTGGTGACGGTCAAGGGGCAGGGATACCCGCCTGCCGAGAATGATGACGCCGACCGCTTCCACGCTGTCGGTGTCACCGACCCGGTCACCGGCCGCCCCGCAACATCGCGGCCATCAGCCCAAGGCGGCCCTGCGGCTGTCCCCCGGAGCTGGACCAGTGTCTTCGGTGGTGAGCTGCTTGCCCTGGCCGGGGAACGCGAGGACCTGGTCGCGGTGACCGCGTCCATGCTGCGTCCGACCGGCCTGCACCTGATGGCCGAGCGGTTCCCGGGGCGGGTCTTCGATGTGGGGATCGCCGAGCAGCACGCGGTCACCAGCGCGGCCGGTCTGGCGATGGGCGGACTGCACCCAGTCGTCGCCATCTACGCCACGTTCCTGAACCGGGCCTTCGACCAGGTGCTGATGGATGTCGCATTGCACCAGCTGCCGGTGACCTTCGTCCTGGACCGCGCCGGGATCACCGGACCGGATGGGCCCTCCCATCACGGCATGTGGGACCTGAGCCTCCTGTCGGTGGTACCGGGGATACGGGTCGCCGCACCCCGGGATACCGCCAGGCTGCGGGAACTGCTGCGCGAAGCGGTCGCCATCGGAAACGGGCCGACCGCCCTGCGGCTGCCCAAGGCCACCACTGGAACAGACCTCGGGGCACTGGCGCGGATGGACGGAATGGACGTTCTCCACCGAAGCACCCGGCGCCCCCTCGATGTCCTCCTGGCCACTGCGGGGGCCACCGCGCCCGCAGCTGTCCAGGCCGCCCGCCAGCTCGAGGAGAAGGAGGGGATCGGCTGCACCGTGGTGGACCCCCGCTGGATCATCCCAGTCAACCCCGCACTGGTGCACCTAGCAGCCCGCCACCGCCTGACGATCACGGTCGAGGACAACATCCGCACGGGCGGCTTCGGCACCCTCCTGGCCCAGGCCTGCACCGACACCGCCGTCACCACACCGGTCCACAGCCTCGGCCTGCCGTCCGCGTTCCTCCCCCACGGCCCCCGCGACGCGCTGCTCGCCCGGGCGGGCCTCGACGCGGACGGCATCGCTAAGACGGTCCTGCACGCCCGCACGGCTCTCACCACCTACGGCCTCACCCCCAATACCAGCCCCCTCAACGACACGAGGAGGCCGCAATGA